A region from the Sorex araneus isolate mSorAra2 chromosome 6, mSorAra2.pri, whole genome shotgun sequence genome encodes:
- the LOC101546146 gene encoding olfactory receptor 52B4-like, translated as MSPLNQTGVSHTVFHMLGIPGLESQHMWISIPFFISYVTALLGNSLLIFVIFSRRSLHEPMYFFLCMLAGADIILSTCTVPQALAIFWFKATEISLNCCITQLFFIHSTFISESGILLVMAFDRYIAICYPLRYTTILTHTLIGKVGITIFLRSYGTIFPIIFLLKRLTFCQNNIIPHTFCEHIGLAKYACNDIRVNIWYGFSVLMSTVVLDVMLIFVSYMLILRAVFRIPSQEARHKALNTCGSHVCIIILFYGPGIFTTLTQRFGRHIPPHTHILLANVCILAPPMMNPIIYGIKTKQIQEQVVQMLFPKHITLA; from the coding sequence ATGTCTCCCTTAAACCAAACTGGTGTTAGCCACACTGTCTTCCACATGCTGGGCATCCCAGGGCTTGAGAGCCAACACATGTGGATTTCCATCCCCTTCTTCATATCCTATGTCACTGCCCTCCTTGGGAACAGCCTGCTCATCTTCGTTATCTTCTCAAGACGCAGCCTCCATGagcccatgtatttcttcctctgCATGCTGGCAGGAGCAGACATTATCCTCTCCACATGCACGGTTCCACAGGCCTTGGCCATATTCTGGTTCAAGGCTACAGAGATCTCCCTCAACTGCTGCATCACTCAGCTCTTCTTCATCCACTCCACCTTCATCTCTGAGTCAGGAATCTTGCTGGTGATGGCCTTTGACCGCTACATTGCCATCTGCTACCCACTAAGATACACCACCATTCTGACACATACACTGATTGGGAAAGTTGGTATAACTATCTTTCTGAGAAGTTATGGTACAATTTTCCCCataatatttcttttgaaaagattAACTTTCTGCCAAAATAATATCATTCCACACACCTTTTGTGAACACATTGGGTTGGCCAAATATGCTTGTAATGACATTAGAGTGAATATCTGGTATGGATTCTCCGTACTGATGTCAACAGTGGTTCTAGATGTCATGCTAATTTTTGTGTCTTACATGTTGATTCTTCGTGCTGTCTTCCGCATCCCTTCCCAAGAGGCTCGTCACAAAGCTCTAAATACTTGTGGTTCCCATGTCTGCATCATTATCCTCTTCTATGGACCTGGAATTTTTACAACTCTTACTCAGCGGTTTGGACGCCACATTCCACCTCATACCCACATCTTATTAGCTAATGTCTGCATTTTGGCCCCACCTATGATGAATCCCATCATTTATGGCATCAAGACCAAGCAAATTCAAGAGCAGGTGGTCCAAATGTTGTTCCCAAAGCACATCACTTTGgcataa